One Heyndrickxia oleronia genomic window, TTGCTACACTTGATTCAAATATAGTGAAGGCAAAAGGGTTTAATTTTGACGTGTATAATGATAAAGACGCCTCAGCTATCCATCAGTTTTTACAGCCGGATTCTAGTATCTATTATGGGCAAGAAGGCTATGATGAATATATGGATAAGGCTAAGAAAAAGTTTGTAAATAACAATAATCGCGTGATTTTAAATGATAAAGATTATCTCATTGGAATGGAAACCATTTATAAGTTTCCTGGTTATTTCGATGATAAAACCATCCAAGTACAAGGCTTTACCTATAATGAAAAAGAGCTTGAATCAAATCAAATCTTCTTATTTCGATTTGGGATTATCCATTGTGTTGCCGACTCAGGAGTATTTGGGATGTTAGTACAGTTTCCTGATGATATTAAATTTAAAAATGATGAATGGATTCAGGTAGAAGGTAAACTAAGCAATGAATATTACCAGCCGTTTAAGAAAACAATTCCGATCTTAGAAGTAACCGGATGGAAAACTATTCCAAAACCAGAAGATCCTTATGTATATCGCACTTATTAAAAAAGGTTCTATCGGAGTTTCAAGTTATTAAACAGAGCCTTATTAAAACCCATGACTTTTAATCATGGGTTTTTTCGTATTGAATTAGTAATCAATTGATTCCTTCTTGGATAAAATAAAATGAACATGTTAAGGGAGGAATGGTTTTCTTTGAGTGATGAAATTAAGTTACGTCCTTTAGAAAGAGCCGATTTAGAATTTGTTCACGCTCTAAATATAAATGCAAACATTATGTCCTATTGGTTTGAAGAGCCATATGAAGCATTTGTTGAATTACAGGATTTATATGACAAGCATATACATGATCAGGGAGAACGGAGATTTATAATTAAAAACAATAAAGAAATGCTA contains:
- a CDS encoding TIGR03943 family putative permease subunit, which encodes MLRFLILLGFSFLFMHLHVTGSISKYINMKYSYISYITIFVMFFLTFVQLFFYIKGDKHKEEDCEYGCDHHHERNSWKEYIFYPVLIFPIISVFFIPIATLDSNIVKAKGFNFDVYNDKDASAIHQFLQPDSSIYYGQEGYDEYMDKAKKKFVNNNNRVILNDKDYLIGMETIYKFPGYFDDKTIQVQGFTYNEKELESNQIFLFRFGIIHCVADSGVFGMLVQFPDDIKFKNDEWIQVEGKLSNEYYQPFKKTIPILEVTGWKTIPKPEDPYVYRTY